The genomic segment GCCTCGACCTGGGCCGGCTCGATGCGGGAGCGCAGACCCGGCAGTGCGGCCCGGTTCAGGCCGATATCGGCCAGAGCCGCATCGCTGAGGTCCATCAGAGCCTCTTCATCCGCCCGAGCGCGGAGCCGGGCGCGAACACTTTCGAAAACCTTGCCGAACATGAGATGAGCCTCGATCGCGCCGTCGTTGATCAAGACGAGGACGGCCCGCGTCGGAACTCATATGATCCTTCCTCTGTCCTCGGAGGAGCGCGGAAGCTTGGGAGCAGACTTGCTCCGTGCGCATGCATTGAGCAGGAAGGCCCGAAATTTAGCGAATTGCTCACCTGTTTTGCATGAAGCCGCCGGTCCGCCCGAGCGTTGCCGGCGGCGAGCCGCCCTGCAGGAGAGCGGAATCGACCAAAAAACCCCTCTTCCGGAGCCGGAAGAGGGGTTGCGGGATCGGTCGGTGCCGGTGTGATCGGAAAAGGGCCGACACGGGTCCGATCGGCGCTTCGTGCAGCGGAGGGGCGCCGCGCGCCCCGCTGCAGCGTGCTGTACGGCACGCCCCAACGCTGGTCGTTCTCACCCGCGCCGGCGGGCGCGCTGCCTCAGCAGGCGGCGACGTTGACGGCCAGCCCCCCGAGCGAGGTTTCCTTGTACTTGGCCTGCATGTCGTGGCCGGTCTGGCGCATGGTCTCGATCACCTCGTCGAGGCTCACCCGGTGCTGGCCGTCGCCGCGGAGCGACAGCGAGGCCGCCACCACCGCCTTGTTGGCGCCGAAGGCGTTGCGCTCGATGCAGGGCACTTGGACGAGGCCGGCGATCGGATCGCAGGTCATGCCGAGATGGTGCTCCATGGCGATCTCTGCGGCGTTCTCGATCTGGAAGGCCGAGCCGCCGAGCGCGGCGGTGAGCCCCGCCGCCGCCATCGCCGCGGCCGAGCCGACCTCGCCCTGGCAGCCGACCTCCGCCCCCGAGATCGAGGCGCGGGCCTTGATCAGCCCGCCGATGGCGGCGGCGGTGAGCAGGAACTCGCGCCCGCGCTCGTCGCTCCAATCGGGGCAGAAATCGCGGGTGTAGCGCAGCACCGCCGGCACGATGCCGGCCGCGCCGTTGGTCGGCGCCGTCACCACCCGGCCGCCCGAGGCGTTCTCCTCGTTGACGGCCAGCGCGTAGAGGCTGATCCAGTCCATGATCTCGTGGGCCGGGCGGCTGTTGGCGAGCTTCGTCGCCTCCAGCGACTCGTAGAGCCGCTTGGCGCGCCGCCGTACCCGCAGGCCGCCGGGCAATTCGCCGTCCATGCGCAGGCCGCGCTCGATGCAGGCGAACATCGCATCGCGGATCGCGTCGAGGCCGGCATCGATCTCGTCGCGCGGGCGCAGGGTCAGCTCGTTGGCGAGCTGGATCTGCGGGATCGTCAGCCCGGTGCGCAGGGTCAGGTCGAGGAGTTCGCGCCCGCTGCCGAAGGCGAGCGGGGGTGGCACGCACTCCGCATGACCCGCCGCGGCGGCTTCCGCCTCGGCGGCGGTGACGACGAAGCCGCCGCCGACCGAATAGAAGATCTGGTCCTCGATCAGCGCATCCCCGGCATCGTAGGCGCGAAAGCGCATGCCGTTGGTGTGCAGCGGCAGGATGTCCTTGAAGTTGAAGACGAGGTCGCGCTCGGGCTCGAAATGGACGCCCGGAATGCCGAGATCGCCGGTGCGGCGCAGTTCGTCGGCGAGCGGCGCCGTCCGATCCGGGTCGATGGTGGAGGGCGCGTGGCCCATGAGCCCGAGCAGGATCGCCACGTCGGTGCCGTGGCCGCGCCCGGTCCAGGCGAGCGAGCCGTAGATCTCGGCGCTGACGCGGGCGACGCCAGCGCGGGTGAGCACGGTCTCGCGGAACCGGCGCCCGGCGATCATCGGCCCGACGGTGTGGGAGCTCGACGGACCGATCCCGATCTTGAACAGATCGAAGGTGCTGATCATCGGGTCCGTTGCTCTCTCAAAAGGCGGCTCTCCCCGACATGGATGCAAGTTCGGGGGAGATGCGCGTCATGGCAGGGTGCCGGGGCCGCGCGGGAGCCATAGGGACGAGATGGGCTCGCCGCCGGCGTGTATCAATCCTGCATCAATGCGCGGCGGACCCTTCGACCCCGAAGACGGCCTCATTGAGGAAGCCG from the Methylorubrum extorquens genome contains:
- the sdaB gene encoding L-serine deaminase (Evidence 2a : Function from experimental evidences in other organisms; Product type e : enzyme); the encoded protein is MISTFDLFKIGIGPSSSHTVGPMIAGRRFRETVLTRAGVARVSAEIYGSLAWTGRGHGTDVAILLGLMGHAPSTIDPDRTAPLADELRRTGDLGIPGVHFEPERDLVFNFKDILPLHTNGMRFRAYDAGDALIEDQIFYSVGGGFVVTAAEAEAAAAGHAECVPPPLAFGSGRELLDLTLRTGLTIPQIQLANELTLRPRDEIDAGLDAIRDAMFACIERGLRMDGELPGGLRVRRRAKRLYESLEATKLANSRPAHEIMDWISLYALAVNEENASGGRVVTAPTNGAAGIVPAVLRYTRDFCPDWSDERGREFLLTAAAIGGLIKARASISGAEVGCQGEVGSAAAMAAAGLTAALGGSAFQIENAAEIAMEHHLGMTCDPIAGLVQVPCIERNAFGANKAVVAASLSLRGDGQHRVSLDEVIETMRQTGHDMQAKYKETSLGGLAVNVAAC
- a CDS encoding protein of unknown function (Evidence 5 : Unknown function) — protein: MINDGAIEAHLMFGKVFESVRARLRARADEEALMDLSDAALADIGLNRAALPGLRSRIEPAQVEAKAGETLFLSFAFPMAIQRA